Below is a genomic region from Pseudomonadota bacterium.
AAGACTGCCCCCGAGCCGCAAAGGGACACGGTGGGACCTTATCGTCCAGGCGCTTTGCTGTTATTGCCTGATCGATCCGGGGAGCGAATGGCGGTTTCACCGGCACTGGTATGAGACAAGCGCAATGGCCGATCTTCTGGGAGCCGGTTTTGAACTGGTAGAGATCCATAAGCTCTATGCGTGTCTGGACCTGCTCATTGAACATAAGCGGGCATTCTTCGACTATTTGACGCAACGCTGGAGAGACTTGTTCAACGCGAAGTTCGATGTCCTCCTCTATGACCTGACCAGCACCTACTTCGAGAGCGATCCTCCCTTCCCGGAGGGGGACAAGCGAAGGTACGGCTACAGCAGGGACAAACGGTTCGATTGCGTGCAGGTAGTCATTGCCCTGATTGTTACCCCCGAAGGGTTCCTCCTGGCCTATGAGGTGATGGCGGGAAATACCGCCGACAATACTACCCTGCAGGAGTTTCTTGAGAAAATCGAGGAACAGTACGGCAAAGCTGAACGTATATGGGTGATGGATCGGGGCATTCCAACAGAAAATGTATTACAGAATATGCGCACGGGCGCCCCTCCTGTATACTACCTGGTGGGAACACCCAAAGGACGCCTGAGCCGTTATGAGAAGGCATTGACTGACCAACCGTGGCATAGGGTCCGAGATGGCGTGGATGTGAAGCTGCTTCCTCAGGATAATGAGGTCTATGTGCTGGCGCAAAGCAGGGACCGCATCCATAAGGAACGCTCGATGCGGCAGCGTCAACTGAAGCGGCTGTGGAAACGTCTTCATCAGTTGCAGGACATGCAGTTAACCCGGGACCAGCTACTCCTCAAACTGGGGGCAGCCCGTCAGCAATCACCGTCGGCATGGAGGCTTGTGGAAATCCATATTCCCACAACAGATGAACCCTTCCGGTTTTCCCTGCGCAAGGACCGGCTGCGGAAAGCCAAGCGCCGGGAGGGGAGGTATCTCCTTAGAACCAACCTGATCGGCCGCGATCCCGCCGAGATGTGGGAGTTCTATACTCAGTTGGTTCATGTCGAAGAAGCGTTCAAGAACCTCAAAGGAGACCTGGCACTCAGGCCGATCCATCATCAGGAAGAAAGGCGTATCGAAGCACACATCTTTGTGGCCTTCATGGCATATGCCCTCCATGTGACGCTACGCCATCGTCTCAGCGCTCTTGCACCCGGATTAATGCCCCGGGCTGTTCTGGAGAAGTTCAGCGTCGTCCAGATGATAGATGTGCATCTTCCGACAACCGACGGCCGCACAGTGATCATGTCCCGGTATACCCGACCTGAACCGGAACTGCAGATCCTGCTCCAGCAACTACGGCTCTCTTTCCCTAAACAGTCCTCCCCCCGCATGGTGGCCAAAGAAGATGTGAATAAACAAAATGTAGTGAAGACTTTTTAGAGGCACCACTTGATATTAAAGGACTTCTGATCGACATATCCTTCGAATCCGCTAAGTTGGGCTAATGAAGAAAGAAGCTGCCTGTACGTGTCCTCACCCTTGGCGAGTTCATCAAACTTAATTAAAAATATGGCTGACTCCTCGGATCAACTGGGTTTCTGATTATTTTTAATGGTGGGATTGAGAGGGTAAAACCTGAATTAAAGTGCCCGATTATTCCTCATACCCTGTTATCATGCCTTTGATGTGGGAATGAAGCTTCGGCCCCAGGGTTGTCATGTAGAGATGTACGAGAAGATATAAGATAAAAACGTACGCCGCAGCAACGTGGACCGCGTCGAGGATTCGCAACCCTCCCAGGGCTTTAATCCATGAAAAGAAGAAAAGTATGTCGCTGAAGAGAACCCCGGTAATAACAATAATGGGAACAAAAACAAGCATAACTGATGAGTAGGCAAGTTTTTGCATGGGATTGAATTTGTTGTCAGGGGAAGGTTTAAAAGGATTTTTTTCTCCTCTGAAAATCGAAAATATATAGTACAACGCCTGCCGGGGCATGCCTTTTATATCCTCGAAACCCATGAGGTAATGTTTTGTCAGCCCGCCCGTCGCCAGGTAATAAAAAAACCAGAAGAGGAAGGAACCTGTCATGGCATAGCCGAAATATTTATGGAGAAGAACCGCATATCTGTAATCATGCAGGATTTGAATCGAAGGTACCCTCAATTGAATGCCGGTTATGATGAGGACAAGAACGATACATGCGTTTGCCCAGTGCCATATACGGAGCGGTAATGAATGGAGGTATGATTTACTCATTTTTTCACCACAATCCTTAAGAATATATGGACGGCAATCCCGAACAAAATCAACAGAGAAAAGACTATGCCAATGAGATCGATTACTTTGAAACCAAGTTCATCTATCACCTGGGACTTATCTTTCCAGCCCGTCTTAAGGATGCTGTCAAAATCTTTGGCGCGCATCTTCCCTTCGCCTAAAAGGCATATATCTATAAACACCGATGTTGGAAACGCTGAGAGCACAGGACCCTTGACGGGGATATGGATAATTTTATCTCCGTCAGGTACAGAAAGGAACATGGACTCATAAAATGGGGCTTTTTCCGAATGACAAGTGGCGCATACCTTGCTCTTTGTATCCTTTTCTGAGTAGTTGTGAAAAGCCTTTGTGACAACAATCGAACTGCTTATGGTGACCTCTTTCTGAAGCCTCTTTCTTAACTCGATAAAGAAACCGGCCAATTCCTTACAGAAAACCGTGCCGTCTCCATTACGGTCAATCAATTTTTCCAATTCAACATTTTTTCCGAATACTTTTTCTAAGTCTTGATACTTGAGAGGAGCCGTTCTATCGCCTTCTTTGACAACAAAGCTGAAGACCATGCTCTTTGTCGAATTTGGGCTGTGACAGGTGGAACATTCGAGGTAGTGGAAATGCAGAACCGTATTGGGCAGCCATTTGTGTTTATTAATATAGTCCTTGTGACAGCGCACGCATACCGAAAGCCTTTCGGGGGCGCTCAGCTCTTTATATGCCTTTACGTGATGGGGGTTATGGCAATCAGTACAACGGGCTGCACCCTTCACAGAGTGAGCCGTATCTTTATAAATGCTATATAATTTGTCGTGGCAGGTTATACAGGCGCTATCATCGATCCGCTTCTGGGAGGTATGACAATCAGAGCACTCAATGCCTTTTTTCCCGTGGACTGTATGCTTGTAATCTTCGATAGAGGGCAACTCAGGGATGAAGATCTTCCGGTCTGCGGAAAGTTCATAGGATTGTTTCCCCATGATTGTCACTCTTGCCTGTTGAAAAATACCCCCGTCGCTATGGCAGCTTTTGCATGACAAAGGCTTTTTTGTAACTGAATGAGGCTCTGTCTTTGCCGAAAACTGTTTTTTTATCTCTCCCTTGCCCGTGGGCACTTTTTGAAGCAGCGCCTGAAGATTATTCCATTCGTTATGGTCTATAAACTGATTTCCGTCAGGATCAATAGTTTCCCTTTTTATGGGGTCTTTCTTGCCCGTATCTATGTGTATCCTGACTTCACCTTTTTCTGATTTTCCATGACAGACAAGACAGTCGATTGCCTTGAGGTGCTTTTCACTGGAGGGCAGAGATGCATGAGATACCCCCGAATGACATGAAAGACAGCCCTTTTTCTCTCCTGCTGGAAAATGAACGCTGTGGCAGTCTTTGCAGGAAAGGTTTTTCTCGCTGTGAATGCTTCGTTTATACTCCGCTGCAGCTTTGCTGTGACAGGCTTTGCAGGATGGTCTTTTCAGCTTTTCATCATGGGGCACGGAGCCGATATCGTCGTGGCATTGGACACATGTCGTTGTCTGTCCATGTCTGGATTCTTTATATTTGTCGTGGCATCCAAGGCAATCTTCATTTGATATCGAGGCATACGAAACGAGTGGGAACAGGGCGACAAATATGAGTACAATAACATTCATCAAAATACCTACACCTGATTTAAGCAGGTATTAATCTATCCTCCGCAGCAGCTACCCGGACTCCCGCAGGAACCCGGAGCTCCGCAGCAACTTGCCGGACTGTCGGATGCAAAGCTGCCGCCCGAGCCTTTCGTATTATGGGCCGACAACAGTTTTTCAAGATTTTCACTATTGCACGATCTGCAGTGCAACTCATCGTCTTTGCCGAAGACTATAAATTCGCTTATCCCGCCGCAATCTTTGCATCTATATTCATATATGGGCATGCTGTCCTCCTGCTTATTTGAATCGTTTGTATCTTTTCACCTTGTCCCGCCTTCGGCAGGATTAATACTTGCACGTTTCACTCTTAATTCTCAATGTCCGCATCCGCCGCCCTGATGACCGCTGCATGCGTTGAACATGCTCAATTCCGGGAGCTTGTTTTCTATCAGCAAATTGAGATTGTCCTTCACTGTCTCTTTTACCGACCCGTAGACCTTGATTCCTGCCGCATTAAGTCCCCTTATGGCACCTGCGCCTATACCGCCGACAACCACCGCCTCTATGTCCTGTCCTCCGATTGCCTTAATCGGGCTGCATGCACCGTGAACATGGTTTAAGTCCCTGTTGTTAACCGTAACCGTCTTCTGGAGTTCCGTGTCGACAACGATAAATATTGGGGCAGAACCGAAATGGCCGTACACTATACTCTCAATTCCCTGATCTTCCTGAACTGCAAAACATACTTTCATTGATTAACCTCCGTTTTTTTACTGCAAATTTCAATGACCAATTTTGGAATTTGATATTAGGCTACTGTCTTTCACTTTTTGCTATTCACTATTCACAGCCTTTATTTGGAGCGCCTTTCCGTTAATAATGGCATCGGCAACCTTACGGCGCGCGCCGTCGAGGATACGACCAAATGTGGGGCGTGAGATGCCCATATGCTCCGCTGCCTTCTCGTGATAGAATCCTTCATAATCAGCAAGCCGTATTGCTTCTAATTCATCCATGTTTAAGGAGACCTCTTCAAGCTGAATAAGGGGGATACCCCTTGGTTTAAAGCAAGAGCTATTAGGAGAACAGTTGACGCATCTGCACTTCTTCGGTCTCGACATGCACACATTGTAAGCATATGCTCATAAAATGTCAAGCGTTTTTCAACAATTTGTAGACTCCTCAGGGCTTTTATGCAATAAGATTGTACATAAGAGGAGGTTATATGAAGAAGGGTAATCTATCTAACTGTGCAAGTTGCGGATATCCGGTAAAAGAGCGTATTTGCGTAAGCCGCAAAGGCAAGGGATCAAAAGGATGTCCCACGACCGGCATGAAAAAGTTGGTTGCTCAGGCAAAGAAGCATTATGAAAATAGTGACATCGGTGAATTTGCCCGTCAGACATCCATACAGGAAGGGGAATGCTACGCAGGACGGGACAAGAGACCCTATACCATGCATCCGACAAAACCGAGGATTCAGGAGATCTGCGAATTTGCCCGGAAGATGGAATATACCCGCCTCGGTCTCGTTTTCTGTGCCGGTCTTGCAAAAGAGGCATCCATTGTTAATGATATATTGAAAAACCAGGGCTTTGAAGTAGTATCTGTCATTTGTAAAGTCGGGGCTATCCCTAAGGAAGAGATCGGCGTGAAAGAGAACGAGAAGATTTATATCGGGGAACACGAATCCATGTGCAACCCCATTCTCCAGGCTATGATCGTCAACGAAGCAAAAAGTGAATTTAACATTTTGTTGGGACTCTGCGTCGGTCACGACTCACTCTTTTTCAAATATGCAGAAGCGCCGACAACTGTGCTGGCGGTAAAGGACAGGGTGACGGGCCATAACCCCCTTGCCGCTGTTTACTTGTGCGGAAACTACTATTCATGGCTCAACGGACAATAATCTTGATCGGCTCTTTCTCGATTTTCATGCTATTGTGGCATACCCTACCCTGTCATATGTTAAAAGCTAAAACCATCCTATCTTACATATATTGCCAGGTCCCGGGGTTCGCCTCAGCCCTGTTTAATCCGCTTGCCCGGCAACCCATAAACCAGTTATGGTAAAATGTTGCGTTAATGAGAACTTTTTTTTCAGTATTAAGCCCAGTTTTATTATGCCAAATGGTGTGTTTTTATTCAAGGGGGATTATAATGATAGTGGTATTATAGTTCTGATATGGAGGGCATGTTTTGATGATAAAGAACCATTATTCCTGCCGTTATGGCGAGCAGTGATGACGCAAATTCAAAAAGAGCGTGGACATCGCTGCTGCTTCTTCAGTCTGATGTAGCAACGCAAGGATAAAACAATAAAGGCAAGAGAAATAAGGCAAAAAAGGGTAGATAGTTTATGATTTTTTTCATAGTATATTCATTGGTAGCGTCCCTACTTAAAAAGAGGAATGGCGTATTTTCTGGTTCCAGCTATGTTATCCATCATACTTCAAATTCCAGAATAAACTTTGTTCCATTATCCCGTCCAAACGTCATGCTTCCTTCGAGCTGTTCTGTTAATATACCGACAAGCTGCATACCAAATCCGGTAGAGGCTGTAATATCAATTGATTCAGGAATTCCAACACCGTTATCCTGTATCATTAGGGTTACATGGTTATCCTTTGCCGAAAGAGATACCGCTATTATGCCGTTTTCTCTGCCGGTAAATGCATACTTCATTGCGTTTGTAAGCAGTTCATTCAGAATCATACCCAAAGGTGATAAGGTCTTTGCGTCAAAGATGATATCATCGATCTGTGTTTTAATGGTGACCAATCCCCGGTTGGGGAAATTGCCGACAATTTCATCAACCAGAGAGGGGAGGTATTCCTTTGTTGATATTTTTCTAAAATCGGCCGATCGATATAGCTTGTCATAGAGAACCATCATGCTCCGGACACGGCTGCCCGCATCCTCAAGGGCAGCAATAGCCGGTGGATTGTCTTCCAGTGCGTCTGCTTGTAGAGAGAGGAGGCTCACGATCACGGTCATGTTGTTCTTGATCCTGTGATGTACCTCACGGAGGATGAGTTCCTTTTCTGAGAGGAGGTTTTGTATTTCCTCTTCGGTAAGTTTACGTTCGGTAACGTCAGTGGCGATTTCCAAACGAACCAGCCGTCCGTCAATCCAACGTATTGCCTGGTCTCGGCAGTCGTACCAGTTACTGTTTTTTGTATTCTGAAATTCCCAACGATACACGCCTGTCGGGATTCCGGAATCGGACAGCAACCTGTTGTTTGTACAAAATTTACATGGACCCCCCTGACCTTCCTGAATCGTTTCCCAGCATCTCCGCCCTACTATATCACCCCATACTTCGTGACCATACTTGTTTAAAAACAGGACCTCATAAGAATTGAAGTCCGCCACATACACAAGTGCATCAATGCTATCCAGCACTGCTGTCAGGCGTATTTGATCATTTATCAGGCGTATTTGATCGTTTTCCAGGGCCTCCTCCAAACGTTTGCGCTCGGTAATTTCCTCAATTGTCCCATCGTAATGTGTTATATTGCCTTGTCCATCCCTTACGGTATGAGCATTAATTGAAACCCAGAATATCTCTCCGTTACGTTTACGAAACTGTACCTCGTACTGTTCTACCTTTCCTTCCTTAGATAAAATTCTTTTAAATATTTCTCTATCTTCAGAATTGACGTACATCTGCGCTGCAGTTACATTATTGATTAACTCGTCAGATGTATCATACCCATACATTTTTACAAGGGCAGGATTAGCACTGCAAATGCATCCATCAGGGGTGGTTTGATAGATTCCGAGAATTGCATCATCGAAGATATTGCGGTATTTTTCTTCGCTCGCCTGTAGTGCTTCCTCGGCCTGCTTGCGCTCGGTGATATTTTCGGCAAAACCCTCGTTTATGAAAGGTATACCGGCACGATCACGCACCACCCTGGTAGTCATGGAAACCCATATGATACTTCCGTCCTTCCGGTACATCTCAGCTTCATAATTATCAGCTACTCCCCGTTCACCCAATATCCGGAGGTGCTCCAATCGTTGTTCCGGGTTGAAATAGAGCTGGCTCCCTATGTCGTTAACAGAGCTAATAAGTTCTTCAGGGGAATCGTATCCGAACATTTCTGAAAGGGCTCGGTTGGCTGAGAGAAATCGTCCTTCATGGGTGGTCTGGTAAATGCCTTGTACAGAATTTTCAAAGAGGGAACGAAATCTCTCTTCGCTCTTCAGCAGCAACCTTTCTGCCCGCTTGCGCCGTGTCGATAAAAAAGTGACGACTCCAGCGATACCGATGAACAGAGCTACCCTTATCAATGCCTGCGTGATGATATTGCTTTCCGATGTAAAGACGATGATCAACAGCAAATAGAAAACTGCAAGGCAAACAGAGTATACAAACCCTCTCATCGTGTAATACATGCAGCTCAGTATAATGGGGATATAGAAAAGATTCTGAAACACAATAAATGAGCCGGAGTATAGATAATGCAGGCTGATAAGAATGGTCGCGATCGTTGCGGCAGCGATGATTGTAATGTGAAGACGGTTTCTTCGCGGATCTTTTTCAGGATTAATAATGTTCATTCACGTGGGCCTTTCGAGGAATAGTAGTTTAAGCAAATTTGTGCTTGATTATCATTATCGCATAATTCCTTATGAAGTTAAGATAAATTAGCTAATTCAGGCCGTTTAGCAGTTTGAAAGCCGCTATGAAAGCTAAAATGCTGTCTGCGTGGATTACGGGAAGCTGTACTTACTGCCTGTTTTCCTTTTGTCTGTTTTTCCGCATATCCATTTCCCACCTAATATATATCATTAACTTTTTTCAGCATTTGGTAACCGTAGGCAAGATGATAAAAATGCCCTTGGCCTTCAATAAGATTGAGATGGACATCTTTGGCGGTAAGGGCTAAATACTCGCTGAATTGTTGGGGAATAAAAATGTCCGCTGTACCTTGGTAAACTTCTATGTGGATGTCGATATCAGCAAGGTTGAAGCCCCATTCCTTATACACTGTTTGAGCATCATAGGCCGGTCCTTCGGCCCCATGACGAAAGAGTTCCTGAAAGTCACGCATGAACAGGTATTGTAAATCTGGGAGCTTGAACAGTTCTTTATCGGCAGGGCACAAGCTGGAATCAAACATTTTCGCAAAAGATTTTGGACTTTTCATGACCTTCTGCATTATCCCGAGGAGAGAAAAGGGAATCTCAAAGAGCTGCAGGGGCAAATGCGTGCCGAGCTCTGCGTAGAGACGATCCATGGCGCCCAGATGTCTTACCATTTCTTGATCTTGATAAAGGGGCATAGCGCAAGCCAGATCCACGACGCAGCGCAGGCGGTCAGGGATAGCAAAGGCGCTGGCCATAAGGGCAGGCCCACCACCGGAGATGCCGATAGCCCCAAAGGTATGGATTCCGAGCTCGTCAGCCAGATCGGCCATGTTTTGCGCGTATTCCAGGATGGTCCATCCGTGGCGAAAATCCGATTGGGCAACTCCAGGACGATCCGGGGCAATGATGCGAAAGCCGTGCTTCCGGCCGGGATTATGGAGGAGCATGCCGTGGACATGGGAACCTGTCCCGTGGTAGAAAAAAAGAGGGCGCCCCTGAGGATCTCCATATTCATGGAACGCCAGCTTCGTTCCCTGCCGCGTCGTATGGAATTGCACCGCTTTTTCCAGCTCCTCTAATTCGTCCTTGGACAGGATGCTCAATTCCTCATCATTGTCGATGCTTTCATGCATGATAATAGCCTCCATAAATGTTCATTGATATAAGGCATTGCTTTTTTACAGTTTAAGTATACGGTGTTGTAAATCTATATGTCAACGGGAAGAAGGCGGCAACAATGAATTACCATTTGCAATGGAGCATCATGCGTGTGAGATGCAAAGGCATAGTTTCAGGAAGACGGAGTCCACGTGCACTGAAAATTGGCTGGCAACCAGTGCTATACCCATAATGTGCAGTATTTGTGAAGGTAAAAATGGAATTTACCTATTATTCTCGACATCTACAAGTCGCGCATAGGGCCTTTTGGCTTCAGTCGTGAATTACGAGAAAAAATGTTGGTTTTATGAACAGCATTTTGGATACAGATAACAAGACCCCAATGCTTTTTTAAATTGCTTCAAAAACAGCACTTTAAACCGTAAAATAGGCCATTTTCAATACATAAAACTACCTATTTCAATTAGGTTGGTTTGGTCCGACCCCGATTGCCGACAGTGATCACCGGTAACCGTTGTATTTTATCTTTCCGTACTCGAGTTGTTCGAAGGGGACCGGCGTTTTTGTTTCCGCGGGATAACCCATACTGATCAGGCACTCTACCCGCAAGTGGTCGGGTATGCCGAGGAGTTCCTGAATATAGCTCTCCGAAGTCTTTTCCACGGCGTGAAACCTGTTTCTGACCTGAATCCAGCATGTTCCAAGACCTAATGAATGAGCTGTAAGCTGTACAACAATTGAGGTGATGGAGCAATCCTCCACCCATACGTCCGACTTTGTCTCATCTCCGCAGACCACGATACACAGCGCCGCATCTTTAAGGAAAGTTGACCCGTGCTCTTTTGCATGGGAAAGCCGGCGGAGCAGTTCGCGATCGTCAACAAATATAAAGGTCCATGGATTGTTGCCACGTGATGAGGGGCAGCGGAGCAGGGCCTCCTTGAGGATATCCACCAAGCCTTTATCAATCCCCTTTTTCT
It encodes:
- a CDS encoding IS1634 family transposase, which encodes MFLRCTNRKKDGKEHRYWSVVENRRVAGGRVVQRQVLYLGEINDTQREAWRRTIEVFEDGSPKTMALFPEDRSYEIDDNQVVKVRLKDIELRRPRQWGACWLACTLYEQLGLGTFWGERLPPSRKGTRWDLIVQALCCYCLIDPGSEWRFHRHWYETSAMADLLGAGFELVEIHKLYACLDLLIEHKRAFFDYLTQRWRDLFNAKFDVLLYDLTSTYFESDPPFPEGDKRRYGYSRDKRFDCVQVVIALIVTPEGFLLAYEVMAGNTADNTTLQEFLEKIEEQYGKAERIWVMDRGIPTENVLQNMRTGAPPVYYLVGTPKGRLSRYEKALTDQPWHRVRDGVDVKLLPQDNEVYVLAQSRDRIHKERSMRQRQLKRLWKRLHQLQDMQLTRDQLLLKLGAARQQSPSAWRLVEIHIPTTDEPFRFSLRKDRLRKAKRREGRYLLRTNLIGRDPAEMWEFYTQLVHVEEAFKNLKGDLALRPIHHQEERRIEAHIFVAFMAYALHVTLRHRLSALAPGLMPRAVLEKFSVVQMIDVHLPTTDGRTVIMSRYTRPEPELQILLQQLRLSFPKQSSPRMVAKEDVNKQNVVKTF
- a CDS encoding cytochrome b/b6 domain-containing protein encodes the protein MSKSYLHSLPLRIWHWANACIVLVLIITGIQLRVPSIQILHDYRYAVLLHKYFGYAMTGSFLFWFFYYLATGGLTKHYLMGFEDIKGMPRQALYYIFSIFRGEKNPFKPSPDNKFNPMQKLAYSSVMLVFVPIIVITGVLFSDILFFFSWIKALGGLRILDAVHVAAAYVFILYLLVHLYMTTLGPKLHSHIKGMITGYEE
- a CDS encoding cytochrome c3 family protein, with translation MNVIVLIFVALFPLVSYASISNEDCLGCHDKYKESRHGQTTTCVQCHDDIGSVPHDEKLKRPSCKACHSKAAAEYKRSIHSEKNLSCKDCHSVHFPAGEKKGCLSCHSGVSHASLPSSEKHLKAIDCLVCHGKSEKGEVRIHIDTGKKDPIKRETIDPDGNQFIDHNEWNNLQALLQKVPTGKGEIKKQFSAKTEPHSVTKKPLSCKSCHSDGGIFQQARVTIMGKQSYELSADRKIFIPELPSIEDYKHTVHGKKGIECSDCHTSQKRIDDSACITCHDKLYSIYKDTAHSVKGAARCTDCHNPHHVKAYKELSAPERLSVCVRCHKDYINKHKWLPNTVLHFHYLECSTCHSPNSTKSMVFSFVVKEGDRTAPLKYQDLEKVFGKNVELEKLIDRNGDGTVFCKELAGFFIELRKRLQKEVTISSSIVVTKAFHNYSEKDTKSKVCATCHSEKAPFYESMFLSVPDGDKIIHIPVKGPVLSAFPTSVFIDICLLGEGKMRAKDFDSILKTGWKDKSQVIDELGFKVIDLIGIVFSLLILFGIAVHIFLRIVVKK
- a CDS encoding zinc ribbon domain-containing protein, whose translation is MPIYEYRCKDCGGISEFIVFGKDDELHCRSCNSENLEKLLSAHNTKGSGGSFASDSPASCCGAPGSCGSPGSCCGG
- a CDS encoding diguanylate cyclase, translated to MKVCFAVQEDQGIESIVYGHFGSAPIFIVVDTELQKTVTVNNRDLNHVHGACSPIKAIGGQDIEAVVVGGIGAGAIRGLNAAGIKVYGSVKETVKDNLNLLIENKLPELSMFNACSGHQGGGCGH
- a CDS encoding DUF134 domain-containing protein; the protein is MSRPKKCRCVNCSPNSSCFKPRGIPLIQLEEVSLNMDELEAIRLADYEGFYHEKAAEHMGISRPTFGRILDGARRKVADAIINGKALQIKAVNSE
- a CDS encoding DUF1847 domain-containing protein is translated as MKKGNLSNCASCGYPVKERICVSRKGKGSKGCPTTGMKKLVAQAKKHYENSDIGEFARQTSIQEGECYAGRDKRPYTMHPTKPRIQEICEFARKMEYTRLGLVFCAGLAKEASIVNDILKNQGFEVVSVICKVGAIPKEEIGVKENEKIYIGEHESMCNPILQAMIVNEAKSEFNILLGLCVGHDSLFFKYAEAPTTVLAVKDRVTGHNPLAAVYLCGNYYSWLNGQ
- a CDS encoding PAS domain S-box protein, which gives rise to MNIINPEKDPRRNRLHITIIAAATIATILISLHYLYSGSFIVFQNLFYIPIILSCMYYTMRGFVYSVCLAVFYLLLIIVFTSESNIITQALIRVALFIGIAGVVTFLSTRRKRAERLLLKSEERFRSLFENSVQGIYQTTHEGRFLSANRALSEMFGYDSPEELISSVNDIGSQLYFNPEQRLEHLRILGERGVADNYEAEMYRKDGSIIWVSMTTRVVRDRAGIPFINEGFAENITERKQAEEALQASEEKYRNIFDDAILGIYQTTPDGCICSANPALVKMYGYDTSDELINNVTAAQMYVNSEDREIFKRILSKEGKVEQYEVQFRKRNGEIFWVSINAHTVRDGQGNITHYDGTIEEITERKRLEEALENDQIRLINDQIRLTAVLDSIDALVYVADFNSYEVLFLNKYGHEVWGDIVGRRCWETIQEGQGGPCKFCTNNRLLSDSGIPTGVYRWEFQNTKNSNWYDCRDQAIRWIDGRLVRLEIATDVTERKLTEEEIQNLLSEKELILREVHHRIKNNMTVIVSLLSLQADALEDNPPAIAALEDAGSRVRSMMVLYDKLYRSADFRKISTKEYLPSLVDEIVGNFPNRGLVTIKTQIDDIIFDAKTLSPLGMILNELLTNAMKYAFTGRENGIIAVSLSAKDNHVTLMIQDNGVGIPESIDITASTGFGMQLVGILTEQLEGSMTFGRDNGTKFILEFEV
- a CDS encoding alpha/beta hydrolase, which translates into the protein MHESIDNDEELSILSKDELEELEKAVQFHTTRQGTKLAFHEYGDPQGRPLFFYHGTGSHVHGMLLHNPGRKHGFRIIAPDRPGVAQSDFRHGWTILEYAQNMADLADELGIHTFGAIGISGGGPALMASAFAIPDRLRCVVDLACAMPLYQDQEMVRHLGAMDRLYAELGTHLPLQLFEIPFSLLGIMQKVMKSPKSFAKMFDSSLCPADKELFKLPDLQYLFMRDFQELFRHGAEGPAYDAQTVYKEWGFNLADIDIHIEVYQGTADIFIPQQFSEYLALTAKDVHLNLIEGQGHFYHLAYGYQMLKKVNDIY
- a CDS encoding nitroreductase family protein, whose amino-acid sequence is MIEILRTRRSIRQYEKKGIDKGLVDILKEALLRCPSSRGNNPWTFIFVDDRELLRRLSHAKEHGSTFLKDAALCIVVCGDETKSDVWVEDCSITSIVVQLTAHSLGLGTCWIQVRNRFHAVEKTSESYIQELLGIPDHLRVECLISMGYPAETKTPVPFEQLEYGKIKYNGYR